The window CATGGGGCGGCTGTTCGGCCAGCTCAAGGGCGGCCTGGGCATCTCGGTGGTGCTGGTGGGGGCGCTGCTGGCGGCCTCCACCGGCATTGTCGGCGCCACGGTTGTGGCGATGGGCATGATCGCCCTGCCCGCGATGCTGCGGGCGGGCTATGACCCGCGGGTGGCCTCGGGCATCGTCTGCACCGCCGGCACGCTGGGCCAGATCATCCCGCCTTCGACGCTGCTGATCATTCTCGCCGACGTGATGTCAAACGCCTATCAGCAGGCCCAGTACGAGCAGGGCAAATTCTCGGTCGAGGCCTTGTCGGTGGGCCAGTTCTTTGCCGCCGCGCTGATCCCCGGGCTGGTGCTGGTGGTGCTGTATCTGCTGTACATCCTGGTCCGCGGCGTCCTGCGCCCGCAGGACATGCCCTCGGCTCCGGCCGGGATGGCGCGGCCCAGCCGCGGCCAGGTGGTGCGCGCGGTGGTGCCGCCGATCCTGCTGATCTTTGCGGTGCTCGGCGCCATTCTCGGCGGCATCGCCACCCCGACCGAGGCCGCCTCGGTGGGCGGCATCGGCGCGCTGCTGATGGCAGGCGTGCGCGCAGGCGGCCCGGCCCGGCTGATCCTGCTGGGCGCGGCGGCGCTGATCCTGCTCGGCATCCTGTCCGGCCTGCATCCGGTCCGCCTGCAGCGCGGCGACCTCAGCAGCAGCGACTTTGCCGCAGGGCTGTTCTATGCGCTGCTGGCAGCGGCCGGCGCCATTGCCATCGCGGCGGCGCTGCGCAGCGGCCTGAAGCAGCGGATCCTGCATGAGGCGGTGACCTCGACCATGACGATGACGGCGATGATCTTTGCCACCATCCTGGCCGCGGGCATGTTCTCGCTGGTGTTCATCGGCCTCGGCGGCGAGGAGCGGGTCGCCCATATCCTCGGCAACATGCCGGGCGGGCCGACCGGCGCGCTGATCTTCTGCATGCTGTTCATCTTCGTGCTGGGCTTCTTCCTCGACTTCGTCGAGATCTCGGTCATCGTGCTGCCGCTGGTGACGCCGGCGCTGATCCTGATGGGCCATGATCCGGTCTGGCTCGGCATCCTGATCGCTATCAACCTGCAGACCAGCTTCCTGACGCCGCCGTTCGGCTTTTCGCTGTTCTACCTGCGCGGCGCCGCCCCCGCCGAGGTCACCACCCGCCACATCTACCAGGGCGT of the Leisingera thetidis genome contains:
- a CDS encoding TRAP transporter large permease, whose amino-acid sequence is MTEYLDLIMFAALMAAILMGFPVAFSIAGIAILFAYLGWALGVMDITLLGALGQRAFGLLSNQVLIAIPLFVLMGAILEKSRIAEELLDTMGRLFGQLKGGLGISVVLVGALLAASTGIVGATVVAMGMIALPAMLRAGYDPRVASGIVCTAGTLGQIIPPSTLLIILADVMSNAYQQAQYEQGKFSVEALSVGQFFAAALIPGLVLVVLYLLYILVRGVLRPQDMPSAPAGMARPSRGQVVRAVVPPILLIFAVLGAILGGIATPTEAASVGGIGALLMAGVRAGGPARLILLGAAALILLGILSGLHPVRLQRGDLSSSDFAAGLFYALLAAAGAIAIAAALRSGLKQRILHEAVTSTMTMTAMIFATILAAGMFSLVFIGLGGEERVAHILGNMPGGPTGALIFCMLFIFVLGFFLDFVEISVIVLPLVTPALILMGHDPVWLGILIAINLQTSFLTPPFGFSLFYLRGAAPAEVTTRHIYQGVVPFIGLQALGVLLVWLIPGLATWLPAAIF